One Salvia splendens isolate huo1 chromosome 22, SspV2, whole genome shotgun sequence DNA segment encodes these proteins:
- the LOC121787974 gene encoding uncharacterized protein LOC121787974 isoform X2, translating into MNRRRFISRVPLLLIYASTILIIYSPALISAAVVTLDSIEIFKTHEWIPTKPKVYFHCKGESEIILPDVKHKHVLYSFRGEESWQPLTELSDTKCKRCGLYEKDAVRPNYVFDEWELCPSDFTRSDGKYIHVREKEFNATFLCKECVAQEKGGLVAGCKWWQRRKRMQQQAQFLELFEDADDIEDELGIGPLSHTV; encoded by the exons ATGAATCGCCGTCGATTTATTTCGAGGGTTCCCCTTTTGTTGATTTATGCAAGCACGATTCTAATCATCTATTCCCCAG CATTGATATCAGCAGCAGTTGTCACACTTGATTCCATCGAGATCTTCAAAACTCATGAATGGATTCCGACTAAACCCAAAGTATACTTTCACTGTAAAGGAGAGAGTGAGATAATTCTACCAGATGTTAAACACAAGCATGTATTGTATTCCTTCAGGGGTGAAGAATCGTGGCAG CCCCTAACAGAACTTTCTGATACGAAATGCAAACGCTGTGGACTTTATGAGAAGGATGCCGTTAGACCAAATTACGTATTTGATGAATGGGAACTTTGTCCATCTGATTTCACACGGTCCGATGGCAAGTATATTCATGTTAGGGAGAAAGAGTTCAATGCCACATTTTTATGTAAAGAATGTGTTGCTCAGGAAAAAG GTGGCCTTGTAGCTGGTTGCAAGTGGTGGCAGAGACGAAAGAGAATGCAACAGCAGGCTCAGTTCCTCGAACTTTTTGAAGATGCTGATGATATCGAAGATGAATTGGGTATAGGCCCTCTCAGCCATACAGTTTGA
- the LOC121787974 gene encoding uncharacterized protein LOC121787974 isoform X1 — protein MNRRRFISRVPLLLIYASTILIIYSPALISAAVVTLDSIEIFKTHEWIPTKPKVYFHCKGESEIILPDVKHKHVLYSFRGEESWQPLTELSDTKCKRCGLYEKDAVRPNYVFDEWELCPSDFTRSDGKYIHVREKEFNATFLCKECVAQEKASSSSSLSDKDKANSTKLVASGGRDERECNSRLSSSNFLKMLMISKMNWV, from the exons ATGAATCGCCGTCGATTTATTTCGAGGGTTCCCCTTTTGTTGATTTATGCAAGCACGATTCTAATCATCTATTCCCCAG CATTGATATCAGCAGCAGTTGTCACACTTGATTCCATCGAGATCTTCAAAACTCATGAATGGATTCCGACTAAACCCAAAGTATACTTTCACTGTAAAGGAGAGAGTGAGATAATTCTACCAGATGTTAAACACAAGCATGTATTGTATTCCTTCAGGGGTGAAGAATCGTGGCAG CCCCTAACAGAACTTTCTGATACGAAATGCAAACGCTGTGGACTTTATGAGAAGGATGCCGTTAGACCAAATTACGTATTTGATGAATGGGAACTTTGTCCATCTGATTTCACACGGTCCGATGGCAAGTATATTCATGTTAGGGAGAAAGAGTTCAATGCCACATTTTTATGTAAAGAATGTGTTGCTCAGGAAAAAG CTTCATCTTCATCCTCACTTTCGGATAAGGATAAAGCTAATTCCACTAAG CTGGTTGCAAGTGGTGGCAGAGACGAAAGAGAATGCAACAGCAGGCTCAGTTCCTCGAACTTTTTGAAGATGCTGATGATATCGAAGATGAATTGGGTATAG
- the LOC121787974 gene encoding uncharacterized protein LOC121787974 isoform X3, which translates to MNRRRFISRVPLLLIYASTILIIYSPALISAAVVTLDSIEIFKTHEWIPTKPKVYFHCKGESEIILPDVKHKHVLYSFRGEESWQPLTELSDTKCKRCGLYEKDAVRPNYVFDEWELCPSDFTRSDGKYIHVREKEFNATFLCKECVAQEKASSSSSLSDKDKANSTKVIQAKCYLGL; encoded by the exons ATGAATCGCCGTCGATTTATTTCGAGGGTTCCCCTTTTGTTGATTTATGCAAGCACGATTCTAATCATCTATTCCCCAG CATTGATATCAGCAGCAGTTGTCACACTTGATTCCATCGAGATCTTCAAAACTCATGAATGGATTCCGACTAAACCCAAAGTATACTTTCACTGTAAAGGAGAGAGTGAGATAATTCTACCAGATGTTAAACACAAGCATGTATTGTATTCCTTCAGGGGTGAAGAATCGTGGCAG CCCCTAACAGAACTTTCTGATACGAAATGCAAACGCTGTGGACTTTATGAGAAGGATGCCGTTAGACCAAATTACGTATTTGATGAATGGGAACTTTGTCCATCTGATTTCACACGGTCCGATGGCAAGTATATTCATGTTAGGGAGAAAGAGTTCAATGCCACATTTTTATGTAAAGAATGTGTTGCTCAGGAAAAAG CTTCATCTTCATCCTCACTTTCGGATAAGGATAAAGCTAATTCCACTAAGGTCATTCAAGCAAAATGCTACCTTGGCCTTTGA
- the LOC121788100 gene encoding 50S ribosomal protein L15-like: MLRRRFTSVFPSLIRAALVQCPNPTPTPRFPPQLHYASPYAASFNHRCNSASVRAYSSLLALNDLRDNPGSRQQKTRKGRGIGSGKGKTAGRGHKGQKARGTYKFGFEGGQTPLRRRLPKRGFKNPFSLTFQPVGLGKIAKLINAGKIDSSELITMKTLKDCGAIGKQIEDGVRLMGRGAEHIEWPIHLEVSRVTVRAKAAVEAAGGTVRRVYYNKLGLRALLKPEWFEKKGRLLPKAAKPPPKLKEKVDSIGRLPAPRKPIPFTAEEKEAMPATA; this comes from the exons atgctgAGAAGAAGATTCACTTCAGTATTCCCCAGCTTGATCCGAGCTGCCCTAGTTCAGTGTCCAAACCCTACACCAACACCAAGGTTTCCTCCTCAGCTACACTATGCATCGCCGTATGCTGCTAGCTTCAATCACCGGTGCAATTCAGCGAGCGTGAGGGCTTACAGCAGCCTTTTGGCGCTGAACGATCTGAGGGATAATCCAGGGTCGCGGCAGCAGAAGACGAGGAAGGGGCGTGGTATCGGGTCGGGTAAGGGGAAGACGGCCGGGCGGGGACACAAGGGCCAGAAGGCTCGTGGCACCTATAAATTCGGATTTGAAGGTGGACAGACGccgctccgccgccgccttccAAAACGAGGCTTTAAGAACCCCTTCAGTCTCACATTTCAG CCTGTTGGTTTAGGAAAAATCGCAAAGCTGATAAATGCTGGGAAAATTGATTCTTCAGAGTTGATAACGATGAAAACTCTCAAG GACTGTGGAGCTATAGGCAAGCAAATAGAAGACGGTGTTAGACTAATGGGACGCGGAGCTGAACACATTGAATGGCCCATCCATCTAGAG GTTTCAAGGGTGACAGTAAGGGCGAAAGCAGCAGTAGAGGCTGCTGGGGGGACGGTGAGACGTGTGTATTACAACAAACTGGGGCTCCGGGCCCTGCTGAAACCGGAGTGGTTCGAAAAGAAGGGCAGGCTACTTCCAAAAGCAGCAAAGCCGCCTCCGAAATTGAAAGAGAAAGTAGATAGCATCGGCCGATTGCCTGCCCCAAGGAAGCCGATACCTTTCACTGCTGAAGAAAAAGAGGCTATGCCTGCTACTGCCTAA
- the LOC121787974 gene encoding uncharacterized protein LOC121787974 isoform X4, with product MNRRRFISRVPLLLIYASTILIIYSPALISAAVVTLDSIEIFKTHEWIPTKPKVYFHCKGESEIILPDVKHKHVLYSFRGEESWQPLTELSDTKCKRCGLYEKDAVRPNYVFDEWELCPSDFTRSDGKYIHVREKEFNATFLCKECVAQEKASSSSSLSDKDKANSTKVAL from the exons ATGAATCGCCGTCGATTTATTTCGAGGGTTCCCCTTTTGTTGATTTATGCAAGCACGATTCTAATCATCTATTCCCCAG CATTGATATCAGCAGCAGTTGTCACACTTGATTCCATCGAGATCTTCAAAACTCATGAATGGATTCCGACTAAACCCAAAGTATACTTTCACTGTAAAGGAGAGAGTGAGATAATTCTACCAGATGTTAAACACAAGCATGTATTGTATTCCTTCAGGGGTGAAGAATCGTGGCAG CCCCTAACAGAACTTTCTGATACGAAATGCAAACGCTGTGGACTTTATGAGAAGGATGCCGTTAGACCAAATTACGTATTTGATGAATGGGAACTTTGTCCATCTGATTTCACACGGTCCGATGGCAAGTATATTCATGTTAGGGAGAAAGAGTTCAATGCCACATTTTTATGTAAAGAATGTGTTGCTCAGGAAAAAG CTTCATCTTCATCCTCACTTTCGGATAAGGATAAAGCTAATTCCACTAAG GTGGCCTTGTAG